The following coding sequences lie in one Plasmodium berghei ANKA genome assembly, chromosome: 7 genomic window:
- a CDS encoding zinc finger protein, putative has translation MSSEKNATPPPSILCENNCGFYGNRANNNLCSKCYREFLEKQKKEMSNIEKIKDKSMSDTMHNYNKINDLIDPHYAKGKDKDEKNEVNEQKNSNINLEEKKYINNNNSANDVNIKNDNKNINSDHNTKNYINHEKNNKIPVSSDNNAEKAVYEKMESSTDGQDKSKCYLCSKNIGLLGIKCRCNYYFCSLHRYADAHNCTFDYKNYHKQQLIKNNVKVVADKINKI, from the exons ATGAGTTCAGAAAAAAACGCAACACCG CCACCGTCTATTTTGTGCGAAAACAACTGTGGATTTTATGGAAACAGagcaaataataatttgtgCTCAAAATGTTATAGAGAATTTTtggaaaaacaaaaaaaagaaatgtCTAACatcgaaaaaataaaagataaaagTATGTCCGATACAATGCATAattacaataaaataaatgatttaaTTGATCCACATTATGCAAAAGGAAAGGATAaggatgaaaaaaatgaagtaAATGagcaaaaaaatagcaatataaatttagaagaaaaaaaatatattaataataataatagcgCAAATGATGTCAATATAAAGAAcgacaataaaaatattaacagtgatcataatacaaaaaattatattaaccatgaaaaaaataacaaaatacCTGTTAGTAGTGATAACAATGCTGAAAAAGCtgtttatgaaaaaatggaaaGTTCAACGGATGGCCAAGATAAAAGCAAATGCTATCTATgctcaaaaaatattggaTTATTAGGTATAAAATGCCGATgcaattattatttttgttcgCTTCATAGATATGCGGATGCTCACAATTGTACCTttgattataaaaattatcataagCAACAGCTAATCAAAAACAATGTTAAAGTTGTAGCagataaaattaacaaaatttaa
- a CDS encoding high mobility group protein B2, with amino-acid sequence MATKTQKKVIKKQNKKKKKDPLAPKRALSAYMFYVKDKRLEIIQERPELAKEVAQVGKLIGEAWGQLTPAQKAPYEKKAELDKVRYSKEIEEYRKTKE; translated from the coding sequence ATGGCAACTAAAACACAAAAGaaagttataaaaaagcaaaacaaaaaaaagaaaaaagatCCATTAGCTCCAAAGAGAGCATTATCTgcttatatgttttatgtCAAAGACAAAAGATTAGAAATAATTCAAGAAAGGCCAGAGCTAGCTAAAGAAGTTGCACAAGTTGGAAAACTAATTGGAGAAGCTTGGGGACAGTTAACTCCAGCTCAAAAAGCTccatatgaaaaaaaagcagAATTAGATAAAGTTCGTTATTCAAAAGAAATAGAAGAATATAGAAAAACCAAGGAATAA
- a CDS encoding 14-3-3 protein — MATPEELKQLRSDCTYRSKLAEQAERYDEMADAMRTLVEQCVNNDKDELTVEERNLLSVAYKNAVGARRASWRIISSVEQKEMSKANVHNKNVAATYRKKVEEELNSICQDILNLLTKKLIPNTSESESKVFYYKMKGDYYRYISEFSCDEGKKEASNFAQEAYQKATDIAENELPSTHPIRLGLALNYSVFFYEILNQPHQACEMAKRAFDDAITEFDNVSEDSYKDSTLIMQLLRDNLTLWTSDLQGDQTEEKSKDEGLE; from the exons ATGGCAACACCTGAAGaattaaaacaattaaGATCTGATTGTACCTACCGTTCAAAGTTGGCTGAGCAAGCCGAAAGATATGATG AAATGGCTGATGCTATGAGAACATTGGTTGAACAATGTgttaataatgataaagaCGAGTTAACTGTTGAAGAAAGAAATTTATTG TCTGTGGCTTATAAAAATGCTGTAGGTGCCCGAAGAGCCTCATGGAGAATCATATCAAGTGTTGAACAAAAAGAAATGAGCAAGGCTAATGTTCATAACAAAAATGTAGCTGCTACTTATAGGAAGAAAGTTGAAGAAGAATTAAATAGTATATGTCAAGATATTTTAAATCTTCTTACGAAAAAGTTAATACCAAATACTTCAGAAAGTGAAAGTAaagtattttattataagaTGAAAGGTGACTACTATCGTTATATTAGTGAATTTTCATGTGATGaaggaaaaaaagaagCATCGAATTTTGCTCAAGAAGCATACCAAAAAGCTACTGATATTGCAGAAAATGAGCTTCCTTCAACTCACCCAATACGTTTAGGATTAGCATTAAACTATTCAGTTTTCttttatgaaatattaaatcaACCACACCAAGCTTGTGAAATGGCAAAAAGAGCTTTTGATGATGCCATCACTGAATTTGATAATGTTAGTGAAGATTCATACAAAGATTCTACTTTGATTATGCAATTATTAAGAGATAACTTGACCTTATGGACATCAGATTTACAAGGAGATCAAACAGAAG AAAAATCAAAGGATGAAGGATTAGAATAA
- a CDS encoding dynactin subunit 6, putative, whose amino-acid sequence MNNAKFVKLLSLNLDRNIDSNFERKNDFLCESDLSHISSYDETKSNSLLGLISINSFTNDSKHSIKSENLNPFKRVHSLNEYTLSYKTLWSEKNNALLFNNIFTKFNTNHNQIYTFNSYENSNTILSWKSELSEITFDSEPNDISKKHSCNFKYNSFNDNIDSSIYTDTFNSDVSKQIKNRITNDESPLSFYLNQIQNYDLNKFNEDKNTLINSSQFIKINKEINKTDFFKDIKVATEARKMTTNYPLKKNATNYILKYIRRYNEYINGTKLQNYRAIKKMLQKIRKACRSIMVKKFHNKKNMIGLLMYMEKDKKVMKLWEDKNKYLYKKNKNKQYFLKLFYYYVISFYLKKKPKKKKKNLCYIDKYIAKFLFQNKYKEINTKTLSNNKTNSNDYKSYVFVKLNQNIILGKGNSIFPGSTILATTAKIYIGDHNLFEDNVTIINNTNKNMYIGNYNIFRSGTQIINSLKIGSNNYFDYKSTLYNCTINGCVFVKANMLMSIKEIDKRNPYFVNSTITNIHPIFIKEYANEIKLRYNHMNNSE is encoded by the exons atgaataatgcCAAATTTGTAAAACTGCTATCATTAAACCTAGACAGAAATATAGATAGCAATTTCGAACGAAAAAATGACTTTTTATGTGAATCCGATTTATCACATATATCAAGTTATGATGAAACAAAATCAAACAGCTTGTTAGGTTTAATTTCTATTAATAGTTTTACTAATGATTCAAAACATTCAATTAAAagtgaaaatttaaatccTTTTAAGCGTGTACATTctttaaatgaatatacatTGAGCTATAAAACATTATGgtcagaaaaaaataatgcactattgtttaataatatatttacaaaatttaatacAAACCATAACCAAATATATACCTTCAATTCTTACGAAAATTcaaatacaattttatcTTGGAAATCCGAATTAAGTGAAATAACTTTTGATAGCGAACCCAATGATATATCTAAAAAACATTCTTGTAATTTTAAGTATAACTCATTTAATGATAACATAGACAGTTCTATTTATACTGACACATTTAACTCGGATGTAAGTaagcaaataaaaaatcgtATTACAAATGATGAATCACCATTATCTTTTTACTTAAATcaaattcaaaattatgatttaaacaaatttaacGAAGACAAAAATACTTTGATAAATTCTTCAcaatttatcaaaattaataaggaaataaataaaacag ACTTTTTTAAAGATATCAAAGTTGCTACTGAAGCTAGAAAAATGACAACGAATTAtcctttaaaaaaaaatgcaactaattatattttaaagtaCATTAGAAgatataatgaatatataaatggaaCTAAACTCCAAAATTATAGggcaataaaaaaaatgcttcAAAAGATCAGAAAAGCTTGTCGAAGCATTATGGTAAAAAAATtccataataaaaaaaatatgataggGCTCCTAATGTATATGGAAAAGGACAAAAAGGTTATGAAACTATGggaagataaaaataagtatttgtacaaaaaaaataaaaataaacagtattttttaaagctgttttattattacgtTATTTCATtctatttaaaaaaaaaacccaaaaaaaaaaaaaaaaatttgtgCTACATAGACAAATATATAGcgaaatttttatttcaaaataagtataaagaaataaacacaaaaacattatcaaataataaaacgaATTCTAATGATTATAAGTCTTATGTTTTTGTTAAActaaatcaaaatataatattaggAAAAGGAAATTCTATATTTCCTGGCTCAACTATTTTAGCAACAActgcaaaaatatatataggagATCATAACTTATTTGAAGACAATGTTActataataaataacacaaacaaaaatatgtacattggaaattataatatttttcgaTCCGGCACACAGATAATTAATTCTCTCAAAATTGGAAGTaacaattattttgattacAAAA GCACCTTATATAATTGCACTATAAATGGATGTGTGTTTGTGAAGGCAAATATGCTTATGagtataaaagaaatagatAAAAGAAATCCCTATTTTGTCAATAGCACTATAACGAATATTCATccaatatttattaaa gaATATGCCAATGAAATAAAACTTCGATATAATCACATGAACAATTCagaataa
- a CDS encoding U4/U6.U5 small nuclear ribonucleoprotein, putative: protein MFNALFSSKKKTSEQDQDQLIEKNEEIIKDEKDQTINNKLENDNEENLFNNHSQINDTKGKDKNSNILNKNDQKNSETLKADLDDLKNNIDFKENENNLRDKTKNEQVNKHGSISESRCRSRSRSISRGKHEHRKRSRSRERRKSKHKHRHRYRNDTLSRSRSRSRDRKKRHKIRDRSRDRTREIRRERRRDRSRDRIRERRRDRSRDRSRDRIRERRRDRSREKKRKIDLNDSYDTHRNIKRNRTTSYNSNDNNKDNQINNISRSHSENYDDINKNENSKKNPSQNSYYRKTENNSSSGNEELSESEMLKKLMGISEFATTENKCHNETDISGINKRTKRKYRQYMNRRGGFNRPLSPAF from the coding sequence atgttTAATGCATTGTTTtcaagtaaaaaaaaaacatctGAACAAGATCAAGACCAATtgattgaaaaaaatgaagaaataataaaagacgAAAAAGATcaaacaataaataataaattagaaaatgataatgaagaaaatttatTCAACAATCATTCACAAATTAATGATACTAAAGGAAAAGACAAGAATTCaaacattttaaataaaaatgatcaGAAAAATTCTGAAACATTAAAGGCTGATTTagatgatttaaaaaataatattgattttaaagaaaatgaaaataatttaagagataaaacaaaaaatgagcAGGTGAATAAACATGGAAGTATCTCGGAAAGCAGATGTAGAAGTAGAAGCCGAAGCATAAGTAGGGGAAAACATGAACATAGAAAACGATCAAGAAGTAGAGAACGAAGGAAAAGCAAACATAAGCATAGACATAGATACCGAAATGATACCTTAAGTCGGAGCAGAAGCAGAAGTAGAGATCGAAAGAAGAGGCACAAAATTAGAGACAGAAGTAGAGACAGAACCAGAGAAATAAGAAGAGAAAGAAGAAGAGATAGAAGTAGAGACAGAATCAGAGAAAGAAGAAGAGATAGAAGTAGAGATAGAAGTAGAGACAGAATCAGAGAAAGAAGAAGAGATAGAAGTAGAGAAAAGAAACGAAAAATAGATTTAAATGATTCATATGATACAcatagaaatataaaaagaaatagaaCAACTAGTTATAACAGCAATGATAATAACAAAGATAATCAAATAAACAACATTTCAAGAAGTCATAGTGAAAATTATGatgatattaataaaaatgaaaattcgaaaaaaaacCCAAGTCAAAATAGCTATTATAGAAAAACCGAAAATAATAGTTCATCAGGAAATGAAGAATTGTCAGAAAGTGAGATGCTTAAAAAGTTAATGGGAATTAGTGAATTTGCAACAACAGAAAATAAATGCCACAATGAAACAGATATATCAGgtattaataaaagaacaaaaagaaaatatagacAGTATATGAATAGACGAGGAGGGTTCAATCGGCCTTTATCCCCTGCCTTTTAG
- a CDS encoding zinc finger protein, putative has protein sequence MACTPLLSENDLYLFRTKQCLRLAKGGCEFGVDRCQYSHNTQWIRRCPYYISLPSYLRYIPFPCPYFIKSKEIDENKNKEENNKYIEREKEILQNCLFLTNKDGSVNNEFYKYIEQTNTNKCPAGVECPLAHSIEEIYYHPLVYKTNKCENYKHGNCNKYYCPNFHKLAEQRKVKEYFIPFSYKIDIPEYPNVTIVDKIMYGSFKGQSQINNKKKKKLQQNDNKYVLNFSDRKTRIEYNNNNHNCNNTIYNYQSKNSKCIPSLQNYTNNISYNCDYNKKEEFSKISYDTNKIRNNRVDKNVYLKYNSVNIPYANENISHINNTKYNTICYPNNSCICENSLKNKKQNSIFSYLNNCDDKFTLYVHILQKFSHLFDLNISNVNSNTPFALINALNISDKNVQNFDKIEIENSENRNSTSYYVCTNTNVDKKNSDCVNANNTFPNINNMDNKFESTKFYTNSDYSETYYKPIKENIENNSKSNTYYNILNQIFKKNLQITKNKMEYLNEKNSPITNTYERIFKYDSKYDGNLDSFTNYTYKNKLVNENWGDSYEDFINILSHILCLLYFTTNSKTHPSFDEYAQQLAKNIHNESIKMRDMYMGKIVTKPIEGFI, from the exons ATGGCATGCACACCATTGCTTAGTGAAAAcgatttatatttattccgAACAAAACAGTGTCTAAGATTAGCTAAAGGTGGTTGTGAGTTTGGAGTTGATAGATGTCAATATAGTCATAACACCCAATGGATAAGAAGGTGCccatattatatttcccTTCCATCTTATCTTCGATATATTCCATTTCCATGtccatattttattaaaagtaAAGAAatagatgaaaataaaaacaaagaagaaaacaataaatatatagaacgagaaaaagaaatattacaaaattgtttatttttaactaATAAAGATGGAAGTGTTAATAAcgaattttataaatatattgaacAAACTAATACTAATAAATGCCCTGCAGGTGTAGAATGTCCATTGGCTCATAGTATTGAGGAGATTTATTACCACCCTCTtgtttataaaacaaacaaatgtgaaaattataaacatggaaattgtaataaatattattgtccaaattttcataaattagCTGAACAAAGAAAAGTAAAAGAATATTTCATTCCATTTTCttataaaattgatatACCAGAATATCCAAATGTTACTATTGTggataaaattatgtatgGATCATTTAAGGGTCAATcacaaattaataataagaagaaaaagaaattacagcaaaatgataataaatatgtattgaATTTTTCTGATAGGAAAACTAGGattgaatataataataacaaccataattgtaataatacaatttataattatcaaAGTAAAAACAGCAAATGTATTCCTTCAttacaaaattatacaaaCAATATTAGTTATAATTGTGactataataaaaaagaagaattCTCCAAAATAAGTTATGATACAAACAAAATTCGCAATAATCGAGTAGACAAAAATGTCTATTTGAAATATAACTCAGTCAATATACCATATgctaatgaaaatatatcacacataaataatacaaaatataatactatATGTTATCCTAATAATTCATGTATATGTGAaaattctttaaaaaataaaaaacaaaattcaATTTTTAGCTATCTAAACAATTGTGATGATAAATTTACcttatatgtacatattttacaaaaattttcacatttatttgatttaaatatatcaaatgtGAATTCGAATACCCCATTCGCATTAATTAACgcattaaatatttcagataaaaatgtacagaattttgataaaatcGAAATAGAGAATTCAGAAAATCGAAATAGTACAAGTTACTACGTTTGTACTAATACTAATGtggacaaaaaaaattctgaCTGTGTTAATGCGAATAATACATTTCCCAATATTAACAATATGGATAACAAATTTGAATCGACAAAATTTTACACAAATAGTGATTACTCAGAAACGTACTATAAACcaataaaagaaaacatAGAAAACAATTCAAAAAGTAAcacatattataatatactaaatcaaatatttaaaaaaaatttgcaaattacaaaaaataaaatggaatatttaaacgaaaaaaatagccCAATAACAAATACATATGAAcgcatttttaaatatgattCAAAATATGATGGAAATTTAGATTCTTTTAcaaattatacatataaaaataagctCGTTAATGAAAACTGGGGAGATAGTTACGAagattttataaatatactaaGTCACATTCTATGTTTACTTTATTTCACCACAAATTCAAAAACACACCCATCTTTTGATGAATATGCCCAGCAGCTAGccaaaaat ATACATAATGAAAGCATAAAAATGAGGGACATGTACATGGGAAAAATCGTAACCAAACCCATAGAAGGATTTATTTAA
- a CDS encoding rRNA-processing protein FCF1, putative produces the protein MGKFKKTQKVLKLKRVINPNDNRLKKTNDKAIKKNDKNNEGKVKQIVPIDSNLFFNYNENLCPPYNIILDTNFINSSIQYKIDIIKGCSELLLAKCNIYVTDCVVAEMEKLGQRYSLALKLLKDPRYNRLTCTHKGTYADDCIVNRVTESRCYIIATNDRDLKIRLRKIPGVPILYAKNFKYKIERLPDNIMI, from the exons atg GGgaagtttaaaaaaacacaaaaagttttaaaattaaaaagggTGATAAACCCAAATGATAAtagattaaaaaaaacgaatgATAaagcaataaaaaaaaatgataaaaataatgaaggAAAAGTTAAACAAATAGTTCCAATTGATagcaatttattttttaattataatgaaaatttatgtccaccatataatataatattggatacaaattttataaattcgagtatacaatataaaattgaCATAATTAAAGGATGTTcagaattattattagcaaaatgtaatatttatgtaacGGATTGTGTTGTTGCAGAAATGGAAAAGTTAGGACAACGTTATTCCCTTGCTTTAAAATTACTCAAAGATCCAAGATATAATAGATTAACATGCACACACAAAGGAACATATGCTGACGATTGTATCGTCAATCGAGTTACTGAAAGTCGATGCTATATAATTGCAACAAATGATAGAGACTTAAAAATACGTTTGAGAAAAATCCCAGGGGTTCCAATCttatatgcaaaaaattTCAAATACAAGATTGAAAGACTTCCAGAcaatattatgatataa
- a CDS encoding BEM46-like protein, putative, whose amino-acid sequence MVLKQVIISIIVAVIASIALINTYIYFSQDNLIFVKKDIDPIYNKPLGDNYEEVMIKTEDGHQNKCWFIKAKDYESKPVILYFLGNGSYVEKNVNIFNLMVGRVDVSIFSCSNRGTGDNTLSPSEAAFYKDAQSYLNYLKMKNMKNIFLFGTSMGCAVAIETAMNNPNSISGLIVQNPFLSMKEMAKLAKPFLFFIILSYDLIIRTKMNNEEKIKKNRVPILFNISEKDKIVPPEHGKKLHEICPSKKFIYTAKDGEHNDILVNDDGSYHRSMKIFIETVNSTYSKK is encoded by the exons atggtacTTAAACAAGTGATAATATCCATCATAGTTGCTGTCATAGCATCCATAGCTTTGATAAACA catatatatactttagCCAGGATAATCTTATTTTCGTAAAAAAAg ACATCGATCCCATATATAACAAACCCTTAG GAGATAATTATGAAGAAGTTATGATAAAAACCGAAGATGGAcatcaaaataaatg TTGGTTCATAAAAGCAAAAGATTATGAAAGCAAACCAgttattctttattttcttgGAAATGGAAGTT acGTAGAAAAGaatgttaatatattcaatttGATGGTTGGAAGAGTAGATGTGAGCATTTTCTCGTGTTCAAATCGAgg TACCGGGGATAATACGCTTAGCCCATCAGAAGCTGCATTTTACAAAGACGCTCAATCATACTTAAATTATcttaaaatgaaaaatatgaaaaatatatttttatttggaac gTCTATGGGATGTGCTGTTGCTATTGAAACTGCTATGAATAATCCGAATAGT aTATCGGGTTTAATTGTTCAAAACCCATTTTTAAGCATGAAAGAAATGGCAAAGCTTGCAAAACCAttcctattttttattattttatcttatgatttaataataagaaCAAAGATGAATAAtgaggaaaaaataaagaagaatCGCGTTCcaattttgtttaatatttctgaaaag gaTAAAATCGTTCCCCCAGAAcatggaaaaaaattacatgAG ATATGCCCAAGCAAAAAGTTTATTTATACTGCAAAAGACGGAGAGCATAATGACATTCTTGTAAATGATGATGGATCATATCATCGAtcaatgaaaatatttattgaaACAGTCAACTCTACATAtagcaaaaaataa